One genomic region from Leifsonia poae encodes:
- a CDS encoding ABC transporter permease, translating to MSNVPVTAADTSVDPTAHIAPGSGTKLRRRLKPISNGKALTGLIIIAIFVLFAIIGPLVAPYDPNKITTALLQPPTAAHWMGTDQLGRDILSQLLVGTRNVMVVGVLAGILATVLAVLVGVSSGFLGGVADEILSAIANIFLVIPALPLIIIVTGAVPDAGALLVAAVLAFTGWAWGARILRAQTLSLRGRDFVEAARANGESTWRIVWFETMPNLTAIIASSFISTVTFAVLTQTTLAFIGVTSLSDWSWGTVLYWAQSNQALARGAWWWFVPAGLLIALLGMALTLINFGIDEFVNPRLRLAGLSARAMRKKGIVPRIGFTAMTRDAPSGPIGAAQPNQEATR from the coding sequence ATGTCGAACGTCCCTGTCACCGCGGCCGACACGAGTGTCGACCCCACGGCGCACATCGCCCCCGGCTCGGGCACGAAACTGCGCCGGCGACTGAAACCGATCAGCAACGGCAAGGCGCTGACCGGGCTGATCATCATCGCCATCTTCGTGCTGTTCGCCATCATCGGCCCGCTGGTGGCGCCGTACGATCCGAACAAGATCACGACGGCGCTGCTTCAACCGCCCACCGCGGCGCACTGGATGGGGACCGACCAACTCGGCCGCGACATCCTGTCCCAGCTGCTGGTGGGCACCCGGAATGTGATGGTCGTCGGCGTGCTCGCCGGCATCCTCGCCACGGTGCTCGCGGTGCTGGTGGGGGTCAGCTCCGGGTTCCTCGGCGGCGTCGCCGATGAGATCCTCTCCGCGATCGCGAACATCTTCCTCGTCATCCCGGCGCTGCCCCTGATCATCATCGTCACCGGTGCCGTGCCGGATGCGGGCGCCCTGCTGGTCGCGGCGGTCCTGGCCTTCACCGGCTGGGCCTGGGGTGCGCGCATCCTGCGTGCCCAGACACTCTCGCTGCGCGGCCGGGACTTCGTGGAGGCGGCGCGCGCGAACGGCGAGTCGACCTGGCGGATCGTGTGGTTCGAGACGATGCCGAACCTCACCGCGATCATCGCGTCGAGCTTCATCAGCACGGTCACGTTCGCGGTGCTGACCCAGACGACGCTCGCCTTCATCGGTGTCACCTCGCTGAGCGACTGGAGCTGGGGCACGGTGCTCTACTGGGCACAGTCGAACCAGGCGCTCGCCCGGGGCGCCTGGTGGTGGTTCGTTCCGGCCGGCCTGCTCATCGCCCTTCTCGGGATGGCGCTCACCCTGATCAACTTCGGCATCGACGAGTTCGTCAACCCGCGGTTGCGGCTCGCCGGTCTCAGCGCGCGCGCGATGCGCAAGAAGGGCATCGTGCCCCGCATCGGATTCACCGCCATGACCCGCGACGCACCGAGCGGGCCCATCGGCGCAGCACAGCCCAACCAGGAGGCAACGAGATGA
- a CDS encoding ABC transporter ATP-binding protein gives MSNESTPGETVLEAVNLTKHFPVRGIGRSGVVHAVDDVSIPLRSGQVVALVGESGSGKSTVARLFARLYTQTAGEIRLHGRVVTAKRGRAFRAYARRAQMIFQDPFASLNPVHTIRYVLTRAVRIHHGALRGDALEQRLRTLLERVQLNPERYLDKYPHELSGGQRQRVVIARALAAEPEVLLADEPISMLDVSIRVGVLNLLKDLRDNFGIAILYITHDIASARYFADRTFVMYAGRIVESGDSESVTQRPAHPYSQLLVRSAPDPDNLAQLDRGQAAGEPPSMLRPPEGCRFSPRCPFATELCRTQPPLLTIAPGREVACWGYAAAVPGGMDTVPAGTPLPDLGTAAAPVEPVKEAAL, from the coding sequence ATGAGCAACGAAAGCACGCCCGGCGAGACCGTGCTCGAGGCGGTGAACCTCACCAAACACTTCCCGGTGCGCGGGATCGGCCGGTCCGGCGTCGTGCACGCCGTCGACGACGTGAGCATCCCGCTCCGGTCGGGGCAGGTCGTCGCCCTCGTGGGCGAATCCGGCTCGGGAAAGTCGACCGTCGCGCGGCTGTTCGCCCGGCTGTACACGCAGACCGCGGGCGAGATCCGCCTGCACGGCCGTGTGGTGACCGCCAAGCGGGGGCGCGCCTTCCGCGCCTACGCCCGACGCGCGCAGATGATCTTCCAAGACCCGTTCGCGTCGCTCAACCCGGTGCACACCATCCGGTATGTGCTCACCCGGGCCGTGCGCATCCATCACGGTGCTCTGCGCGGGGATGCGCTCGAACAGCGCCTGCGAACCCTGCTGGAACGGGTGCAGCTGAACCCCGAGCGGTACCTCGACAAGTACCCGCACGAACTCTCCGGCGGCCAGCGTCAGCGGGTCGTCATCGCCCGGGCGTTGGCGGCGGAACCTGAAGTGCTCCTCGCGGATGAGCCGATCTCGATGCTCGACGTGTCCATCCGGGTCGGCGTGCTGAACCTGCTGAAAGATCTGCGCGACAACTTCGGGATCGCCATCCTGTACATCACCCACGACATCGCCTCGGCCCGCTACTTCGCCGATCGCACCTTCGTCATGTATGCCGGCCGCATCGTCGAATCCGGCGACAGCGAGTCGGTGACCCAGCGGCCGGCGCATCCGTACTCGCAGCTCCTCGTTCGGTCGGCGCCAGACCCGGACAACCTGGCTCAGCTCGACCGCGGACAGGCGGCCGGCGAGCCGCCGAGCATGCTCCGCCCGCCCGAAGGCTGCCGGTTCAGTCCGCGCTGCCCCTTCGCCACCGAGCTGTGCCGCACGCAACCGCCGCTGCTGACGATCGCGCCCGGCCGCGAGGTGGCGTGCTGGGGGTACGCCGCCGCCGTCCCCGGTGGGATGGACACGGTCCCGGCCGGCACACCGCTGCCCGACCTCGGCACGGCCGCCGCCCCCGTCGAGCCCGTGAAGGAGGCCGCGCTGTGA
- a CDS encoding ABC transporter ATP-binding protein, which yields MTLSAEQSRIPASTTDDGAKPILEIRNLSVDYGYGDQRVHALRNVSLTLREGEVLGLAGESGCGKSTLVYGATRLLPPPGLISSGEVLYYDESGTAVDILRQEEEDLRASRWQDTAIVFQGAMNSLNPVYRIGRQITDAIAAHRPESTKRERDDRARELLSMVGIASDRLRSYPHQLSGGMRQRVMIAMALALEPRVLIMDEPTTALDVVMQRQIVEQIVELRERLGFSVIFITHDVSLLIEIADRIAIMYAGDIVEQGPAAQLYREPRHPYTRGLLNSFPPLHGPRREMTGIPGSPPDLVNLPTGCAYHPRCPYAMDRCRVESPSLLPPTAAGHEPGRLVSCWLDEDPAVTPPPELSLRSS from the coding sequence ATGACGCTGTCAGCAGAGCAGAGCCGCATCCCGGCTTCCACGACGGACGACGGGGCGAAACCCATCCTCGAGATCCGCAACCTCTCCGTGGACTACGGATACGGCGATCAGCGGGTGCACGCGCTCCGCAACGTGAGCCTCACGCTGCGCGAAGGGGAGGTGCTCGGGCTCGCCGGCGAGTCGGGCTGCGGCAAGTCGACGCTCGTCTACGGGGCGACGAGGCTGCTGCCGCCGCCCGGCCTCATCAGCAGCGGCGAGGTGCTCTACTACGACGAGTCGGGCACCGCCGTCGACATCCTCCGACAAGAAGAAGAGGATCTGCGCGCAAGCCGCTGGCAGGACACGGCCATCGTGTTCCAGGGCGCGATGAACTCGCTCAACCCGGTGTACCGCATCGGCAGGCAGATCACGGACGCGATCGCGGCGCACCGGCCGGAGTCGACGAAGCGGGAACGGGACGACCGGGCGCGCGAACTGCTCTCGATGGTCGGGATCGCCTCAGACCGGCTCCGCTCCTACCCGCACCAACTTTCCGGGGGGATGCGCCAGCGCGTAATGATCGCCATGGCGCTCGCGCTCGAGCCGCGAGTGCTCATCATGGACGAGCCGACGACCGCGCTCGACGTCGTCATGCAGCGCCAGATCGTGGAGCAGATCGTCGAACTGCGGGAGCGACTCGGGTTCTCGGTGATCTTCATCACGCACGATGTGTCGCTGCTGATCGAGATCGCCGACCGCATCGCGATCATGTACGCGGGGGACATCGTGGAGCAGGGGCCGGCGGCCCAGCTCTACCGCGAGCCGCGGCATCCGTATACGCGGGGGCTGCTGAATTCGTTCCCGCCCCTGCACGGGCCCCGGCGCGAGATGACCGGCATCCCGGGGTCGCCCCCCGATCTCGTCAACCTGCCGACGGGATGTGCGTACCACCCGCGCTGTCCGTATGCGATGGACCGGTGCCGCGTCGAATCGCCGAGCCTGCTCCCGCCGACCGCCGCCGGTCACGAGCCGGGCCGCCTGGTCTCCTGTTGGCTCGACGAAGACCCGGCCGTCACCCCGCCCCCGGAACTCTCCCTCCGCTCCTCCTGA
- a CDS encoding NADPH-dependent F420 reductase: MTSALGSRLVRAGHEVVIGSRDPDRAQRRSETIGASGATDYRSAAGAEAVILALHDTSALEIVASLADALAGSILIDITNPLDAPGFESRYAGGASLAERIAAVVPTATVVKAFNSVYAEWLAEDRVDPVQVLIASDDAPAKAVVAALIEQIGCEPVDVGPLRVARHLENLAGFEVDLVDRGFAPFVAFRLQTP; this comes from the coding sequence ATGACCTCGGCACTGGGGTCACGACTGGTGCGGGCCGGCCACGAGGTCGTCATCGGGTCCCGGGACCCCGACCGCGCGCAGCGACGGAGCGAGACCATCGGCGCATCCGGGGCGACCGACTACCGCAGCGCCGCCGGGGCGGAGGCGGTCATCCTCGCCCTGCACGACACGTCCGCACTGGAGATCGTCGCGTCCCTCGCGGATGCGCTGGCCGGCTCGATCCTGATCGACATCACCAATCCGCTCGACGCCCCGGGATTCGAGAGCCGGTACGCCGGCGGCGCCTCCCTCGCGGAGCGGATCGCGGCGGTGGTACCCACGGCGACCGTGGTGAAGGCGTTCAACTCCGTCTACGCCGAATGGCTCGCCGAAGATCGGGTCGATCCGGTTCAGGTGTTGATCGCCTCCGATGACGCCCCGGCCAAGGCGGTCGTCGCGGCGCTCATCGAACAGATCGGCTGCGAGCCGGTCGATGTCGGTCCATTGCGCGTGGCACGCCACCTCGAGAACCTGGCCGGCTTCGAGGTGGACCTCGTCGACCGCGGTTTCGCCCCCTTCGTCGCATTCCGCCTCCAAACGCCCTGA
- a CDS encoding ABC transporter permease, which produces MRFFIRRIIFYLITAWAAVTLNFLIPRVIPGDPVQALINKFQGQLSTNAIHSLYVLFGLDHKTSLWDQYWQYWGEILHGNLGLSFAYFPTPVADVIGQALPWTIGLVGISTILSVLLGTLIGTYIGWRRGTWLDGVLPVTTFFSSVPYFWLGLMAIALFAVTWQIFPAGGGYDGGLVPGWDFEFIGSVIQHAALPAITIVLSSVAGWILGMRNMMVTVTSEDYVTVAQAKGLKERTVMFGYAARNAVLPQVSGFALSLGFVVSGTLVMELVFSYPGIGYSLFQAIGAKDYPLMQGIFLVITISVLVANILADAVYVFLDPRTRQES; this is translated from the coding sequence GTGAGGTTCTTCATCCGCCGCATCATCTTCTACCTCATCACGGCCTGGGCCGCGGTGACGCTCAACTTCCTGATCCCGCGCGTGATCCCCGGCGACCCGGTGCAGGCGCTGATCAACAAGTTCCAGGGCCAGCTCAGCACGAACGCGATCCACTCCCTCTATGTGCTCTTCGGTCTCGACCACAAGACCTCGCTGTGGGACCAGTACTGGCAGTACTGGGGCGAGATCCTGCACGGCAATCTGGGGCTGTCGTTCGCCTACTTCCCGACCCCCGTCGCCGACGTGATCGGCCAGGCCCTGCCGTGGACCATCGGGCTCGTCGGGATCTCGACGATCCTCTCAGTGCTGCTCGGCACCCTGATCGGCACCTACATCGGCTGGCGGCGCGGCACCTGGCTCGACGGCGTGCTGCCGGTCACGACCTTCTTCTCGTCGGTCCCCTACTTCTGGCTCGGGCTGATGGCCATCGCGCTGTTCGCGGTCACCTGGCAGATCTTCCCGGCCGGCGGCGGATACGATGGCGGGCTCGTTCCCGGCTGGGACTTCGAATTCATCGGCTCCGTGATCCAGCACGCCGCGCTGCCGGCGATCACGATCGTGCTCTCGTCGGTCGCCGGCTGGATCCTCGGGATGCGCAACATGATGGTGACGGTGACGAGCGAGGACTACGTGACCGTGGCGCAGGCGAAAGGCCTCAAAGAGCGAACGGTGATGTTCGGCTACGCCGCCCGCAACGCGGTGCTCCCTCAGGTCTCTGGCTTCGCCCTCTCGCTCGGGTTCGTCGTCTCCGGCACCCTGGTCATGGAGCTCGTGTTCTCCTACCCCGGCATCGGATACTCCCTGTTCCAGGCCATCGGCGCGAAGGACTACCCGCTCATGCAGGGGATCTTCCTCGTCATCACGATCTCGGTGCTCGTAGCCAACATCCTGGCCGATGCCGTCTATGTGTTCCTCGACCCCCGAACCCGACAGGAGTCCTGA